One stretch of Bombus vancouverensis nearcticus chromosome 16, iyBomVanc1_principal, whole genome shotgun sequence DNA includes these proteins:
- the LOC117154515 gene encoding uncharacterized protein LOC117154515 isoform X5, with translation MDEVSDEESFRNDKSMEHRKSDPHEGVSSKDVTQSSVSMSEGEADGDLEGLAGRVVQLEELLQGKEAIVEALNAEIDHLRAEASSPNSSQSQSSSIHSRDVLSLYHIKLQEFEKAVNQRDKLIEDLMWSLQHALSVRDNLASQLNSINAMQIPCKDSDKNKCLEEKIDTLEKTVSDQRSIIQKLNSQVTQNQEYVQTLEMEKETRTAEINDYKLQINNLNEQIRLNAADKNLNIAETLEQQKQYEVRVDKIKQDMQHILKKFTTEMNINTTRHQQELKEQATKYEKEVMNIQKEYEEHLKQLKEENKTMADRLNKELPDLETRHAKELSIFQTQLAHYKKTVETLKLELMNRSESQQTAQAELNEQKSKFNEFRVQAEKVTCIQNLDHQKEKEMLHEQIKLHKLQLEEVTSKYIAATAVLESKESIERSLEQALTNAAVLKEENESLKFKLDDLSSRYSTAQSLIENSQSHERTLSNKIYDLEKSLSRLSGINVSTLSELNETTYQTFDEVAIQYQLTKQKLEEKAEFEKLLICKIEGLEEDVRKSKEELEQANLTKKSYEKQLKDMKNVCDKYKSELSSLKKNSLDGQSTLPLAEESKSSSQSMKDTISDLLHKTEENQQEIKKLKMTLELKETELAESIKKMYDLADMLKKSEEEREQLKTGLATAWAQCAEVEEKLNQTLALSDSKLDVSLSSSYNSALMKQFKLDRIVNNSVDTTHDKSIDINRTLDEKTEDPNISNKTASLQEKLMLVLEENKRLLKEVERLMSQQADYEEIKNKMDHYINLSENLTIEKEHKNEENKALKKKLENMHSLQDSVNQLTLEKETLRKEIEALIHVHDEQINAIKTETTSEIRKVQSLMLSAKGSTTELNDLKTELEMRHAKEMEELRMYFEQKCLLMEKQYSEEIFSQQSKKMSDNDSEIADITEGLYFGGAGDCLNVSNISEHSSRLGSPIKDEQSKHTSQNFNSYKSELEYEINIKTLQQELQNRIIELQEAKLQCEKSLEEQKNMYERQLYDNKDKERRELLKNMANQHCQTEWDAGALENGELTQLRAAYNHQLEEQIALAKLDIVNALQEQIQALLTVESDVEDNWPAELLELRDKLTGNAKREMQLLKETHTEEMQRLKEEHSRTVARMIDRHQEELNKIKSECVQNYGEKGDLDKGVVTDNQILEERNTLSKTCVTLKTLIEELIKYFSICEEEVNNTFITKVVKSQLSDSVINEKAMQIDKTDGLKFNESRENQETSLLNSSKMKIQRIHFAPKTTEIVSIINSNAETLPTILEEDECITEKLKQELNNCVRRLKSESAEILSTSLSTRERRHSSPLKDTLWLNKMNEELNLKLHHAEALVIGYQEEISHLKMTILDLQRKLINAENKKETITEGYGENYDLGTDITLQDFSQLQEKVRHVLSNGGGDCTELLQLIDEQSRLTEKLMEEAKREKEDLQQQIEAADKQLKATRRFLDEQASEREAERDEAAKQVYVLQEQLKEREREKERDQRITSEVEVLESQMREMSSLMSDTEARKSETESELKAAIDKIWVLREIITDLEQQLQIKTEKEESLQLQINQLETVIAAQTKNQHELVQELDAVKMGSESKQLNEHIIHLQEELRKHKLSSEQFNVNSAALKQMKTELRDMQNHLTKRIRELESAHMCSSNLSLSQPSEDVSIREQIDASRCPTPDDPTAPPMLPLDQLLKLKEKMLKHARAEEVALKRIKDLELQVTAFKNQNEELQAEQEILQQTTSEQLFQIEAMRGRLEQHKQSAPFAQRQATSRLELQLHEANAKFQSLERTIADKDLELQDMKNQLDRINQLLQEKEAEIANVVQVESATIQKLKEHVEIIEEEKKILQTKVGVQEHAQLELPRLIDSMLADKNEEIDHLKEQLSKKEKQLEIYSSLNLDETQLRELVLQTEAKNSARTLSDILSIHSECEETTEAIRGANTTQNLPNVSAFKVPTSPVPKSIDNSTVPLMDSTKIIQVPLLDLGSQSLSANSSQQSRILDLLHSGQESKSSTSENNNSNDRTDHATQSTKQCTQTQELPQRERADERSDDSSSNRSYVPSMKYTQTSINETLKEVENLEIQLQAVREELDMKSAILTKREDDLIALQKLYDELQMEFKNVVETLSRDKCFYQNQYELSRVSENKIKKDLQEIENILKLSNEEMQDHKSKIQMNEKIIIELNLENNKLKKDIEEKEQELGQTREYTILLQEQAKELQKFRDAILEKDITIETIQTRNIEIENENKQLYEFKTKYQSTKQELLECQNEIQRLTEGLNNRDQVIRRLEEMARRTSFSGTSSPSNEKDQEIHHLQEYLKEKDKVIRQMSDDSKSLHKALEAIQNKMKESGNVVELRKKLKDERKINAELRNMVDNLNKDLSDLKLPAQRLQDDIDIEDMVQRELNLSAHLDRKIMNAIENDDEDKKKTERQTPYQDFQEAKYIELKLKLSQANKINEELKKLKDDLEIETEMLKCQITEYEGRIFQLKSDLTEKSKKIAKLDEELSSEKNLMRKLKIQIEKEHRAMQVGCSELIETLQSKLKNSLDNEVKLKNELSLLQDEHKNLEIQLSLMKDHVQSQKVDDLSKLTDLEAERKKYLSLMESFEKEGRENTELKDTLRKLQMEKNHFEKQLEVEVEKNENLTSNLVLIKGTNDHLQTDLRRTKEELKAKQEEGEWLQKRIKTMSDAETKRQEQKISEHSELKALRREINNARDVIMDLEADMKQSKRELTESLEREMKLAETFKERETDLLKKLSAVKDEEKNSRDMIAELQQEVKACTRRELELTKELKSRFTNENMPTKFMQKINDLSEVNEKYMTEKTVLQEKLIKSREEKEQLNQRIKLLEDQIKRNKGPQVSNAKIPEIEKLQHFYGKFLRAESRRKALTYQKRYLLIVIGSYQLSEENTLCVLAQLTRDQRSYAVVGRNKKSPKVRFRSAVLVLISIHRMKWLIVRWNIGRRIGVKTLLWNMDQSFLPIQKAAINHSPPVRDKTTANGDGGFDTFEQYCQRLKNVQQRLGLAEAGNLQIIPE, from the exons ATGGATGAAGTATCCGATGAGGAATCTTTCCGTAATGACAAATCTATGGAACATAGAAAATCTGAT CCGCATGAAGGAGTTTCTTCAAAAGATGTGACACAAAGCAGTGTCAGTATGAGCGAAGGAGAAGCAGATGGGGATTTAGAAGGTCTTGCAGGAAGGGTGGTTCAATTAGAAGAGTTGTTGCAAGGGAAAGAAGCCATAGTCGAAGCTTTAAATGCGGAAATTGATCACTTGAGAGCAGAGGCCTCATCTCCAAACTCTTCTCAAAGCCAGAGTAGTAGTATACACAGTAGAGATGTCTTGTCTTTGTATCATATAAAA CTACAAGAGTTTGAAAAAGCAGTGAATCAAAGAGATAAGCTAATAGAAGATCTAATGTGGTCTCTGCAGCATGCTCTGTCTGTAAGAGATAATCTTGCTAGTCAATTGAACTCCATAAATGCTATGCAGATACCTTGTAAAGATAGTGATAAGAATAAGTGCTTGGAAGAAAAG ATTGATACTTTAGAAAAGACTGTAAGCGATCAAAGGtcaataatacaaaaattaaatagCCAGGTGACCCAAAATCAAGAATATGTACAGACACTGGAAATGGAGAAAGAAACTCGAACAGCTGAGATTAATGATTATAAGTTgcaaattaataatttgaatGAACAAATCCGTCTAAATGCTGCTGACAAAAATTTAAACATCGCCGAGACTTTAGAGCAACAGAAACAGTATGAAGTGCGTGTAGATAAGATAAAACAAGATATGCaacatatattaaaaaaatttacaacTGAGATGAATATAAATACTACACGTCATCAACAGGAATTAAAAGAGCAAGCTACAAAGTATGAGAAAGAGGTAATGAATATCCAAAAAGAATATGAAGAACATCTAAAGcaattgaaagaagaaaataagacTATGGCTGATCGCTTGAACAAGGAACTACCAGATCTGGAGACTCGACATGCCAAAGAACTCTCCATATTTCAAACGCAGTTGGCTCACTATAAGAAAACTGTGGAAACTCTGAAACTCGAGTTAATGAATCGTTCTGAATCCCAACAAACTGCCCAAGCTGAATTGAACGAACAAAAATCAAAGTTTAATGAGTTTAGAGTGCAGGCAGAAAAAGTTACATGCATTCAAAATCTAGATCatcaaaaggaaaaagagatgTTACACGAACAGATTAAGTTGCATAAACTTCAATTGGAGGAAGTCACTTCAAAGTACATAGCAGCAACTGCGGTTCTGGAATCGAAGGAAAGCATTGAACGTTCCTTGGAACAAGCCTTAACAAATGCTGCTGTGttgaaagaagagaatgaaAGTCTAAAATTTAAACTCGATGATCTGTCGTCGAGATACTCGACAGCGCAATCGTTGATAGAAAATAGTCAGTCTCATGAAAGAACTTTAAGCAACAAAATCTATGATTTAGAGAAATCATTGTCCAGACTTAGTGGTATAAACGTGAGTACTCTAAGCGAACTGAACGAAACTACGTATCAGACTTTTGACGAAGTGGCGATTCAATATCAGTTGACAAAACAAAAGCTTGAGGAAAAAGCAGAATTCGAGAAACTTTTAATTTGTAAGATTGAGGGTCTTGAAGAGGATGTTCGTAAGTCAAAAGAAGAGTTGGAACAAGCAAATCTTACAAAGAAATCATATGAGAAACAGCTTAAGGATATGAAGAATGTATGCGACAAATACAAATCTGAGCTGAGTTCCTTGAAGAAGAACAGTTTGGATGGCCAGAGTACCCTGCCATTAGCAGAAGAAAGCAAATCATCTAGTCAGAGTATGAAAGATACCATCAGTGATCTGCTGCACAAAACTGAAGAGAATCAACAGGAAATCAAGAAGCTTAAGATGACCCTTGAGCTGAAAGAGACAGAACTTGCAGAATccataaaaaaaatgtatgatctGGCAGACATGTTGAAGAAATCTGAGGAAGAGCGTGAACAGTTGAAGACTGGACTAGCCACAGCATGGGCACAGTGTGCAGAGGTAGAGGAAAAATTGAATCAGACGTTAGCTTTAAGCGATAGTAAACTTGATGTTTCATTGTCATCCAGTTATAACAGTGCCTTAATGAAACAATTTAAGCTGGATAGGATTGTTAATAATTCTGTAGATACAACACACGATAAAAGCATCGATATAAATAGAACTCTTGATGAGAAAACCGAAGATCCTAATATTAGTAACAAAACAGCATCGCTACAAGAAAAATTAATGCTTGTACTGGAAGAAAATAAACGGTTGCTGAAAGAAGTAGAACGTTTAATGAGTCAACAGGCAGACtatgaagaaataaaaaacaaaatggatcactACATTAATCTTTCAGAAAAccttaccatagaaaaggaaCATAAGAATGAAGAAAATAAAGCTTTGAAGAAGAAGTTAGAGAATATGCATTCACTACAAGATTCTGTAAATCAATTAACATTAGAGAAGGAGACTTTACGTAAAGAAATTGAAGCACTGATTCATGTTCATGACGAGCAGATAAACGCTATAAAAACCGAAACTACATCTGAAATTAGAAAAGTACAATCATTAATGTTGAGCGCAAAAGGAAGCACAACAGAGTTAAACGATCTCAAAACCGAACTGGAAATGCGACACGCGAAGGAAATGGAAGAACTGCGTATGTATTTCGAACAAAAATGTTTGCTGATGGAAAAACAATATTCCGAGGAAATATTTAGTCAGCAGTCAAAAAAGATGTCAGACAATGATAGTGAAATTGCTGACATAACTGAAGGCTTATATTTCGGAGGTGCTGGCGATTGTTTGAACGTTTCGAATATCTCTGAGCATAGTTCAAGACTTGGTTCTCCAATAAAGGATGAGCAATCTAAGCATACCAGCCAAAATTTTAATAGTTATAAGTCTGAATTAGAGtatgaaataaatatcaaaACTTTGCAACAAGAATTGCAAAACAGAATAATAGAGTTGCAGGAAGCGAAATTGCAATGTGAGAAATCTTTAGAAGAACAGAAAAATATGTATGAAAGACAACTATACGATAACAAGGACAAAGAAAGACGCGAGTTATTGAAAAATATGGCAAATCAG CATTGTCAAACAGAATGGGATGCGGGTGCGTTGGAAAATGGTGAATTAACGCAACTACGAGCGGCCTACAACCATCAATTGGAAGAACAGATCGCACTAGCTAAGTTGGATATTGTCAATGCGCTCCAAGAACAAATTCAG GCACTTTTAACGGTCGAGTCGGATGTAGAAGATAATTGGCCAGCAGAATTGTTGGAATTACGAGACAAACTGACTGGTAATGCAAAGAGGGAGATGCAACTACTTAAAGAAACCCATACTGAGGAAATGCAACGTTTAAAAGAAGAGCATTCTCGAACTGTAGCTAGAATGATCGATCGTCATCAGGAAGaacttaataaaattaaatcagaATGTGTTCAGAATTATGGTGAAAAAGGAGATCTTGATAAAGGCGTAGTAACAGATAATCAAATTCTTGAAGAAAG GAATACCTTAAGTAAAACGTGTGTAACTCTTAAAACGTTGATTGAAGAACTGATAAAGTACTTTAGTATTTGTGAAGAGGAAGTTAATAATACTTTTATTACCAAAGTTGTTAAGAGTCAATTATCCGATAGCGTCATTAATGAAAAAGCCATGCAAATTGATAAAACTGATGGATTGAAATTCAACGAATCAAGAGAGAACCAAGAGACTAGCTTATTGAACTCTTCCAAAATGAAGATACAAAGGATCCATTTTGCTCCAAAAACTACCGAGATAGTTTCTATAATAAATAGCAATGCTGAAACTTTACCAACTATTCTGGAAGAAGATGAGTGCATAACAGAAAAATTAAAGCAAGAATTGAACAACTGCGTACGTCGCTTGAAATCTGAAAGCGCTGAAATTCTTAGCACTTCTTTATCCACAAGAGAACGGAGACATAGCTCGCCTTTGAAAGATACTCTTTGGTTAAATAAAATGAATGAAGAACTGAATTTGAAACTTCATCATGCTGAAGCTCTAGTCATCGGCTATCAAGAAGAGATCAGTCATCTGAAAATGACTATTTTAGATCTTCAAAGGAAGCTAATTAATGcagagaataaaaaagaaacaatcacAGAAGGTTATGGGGAAAATTATGACTTAGGTACTGACATTACTTTGCAAGATTTCTCACAATTGCAAGAAAAAG TGAGACATGTATTATCAAATGGAGGAGGAGATTGCACAGAATTGTTGCAATTGATAGATGAACAATCTAGACTGACTGAAAAATTGATGGAAGAGgcaaaaagggaaaaggaagATTTGCAGCAACAG ATTGAGGCAGCAGATAAGCAATTAAAAGCAACTCGCAGATTTCTGGATGAGCAAGCAAGCGAAAGAGAAGCTGAGAGAGATGAAGCAGCGAAACAAGTATATGTTCTGCAGGAACAGCTTAAAGAACGTGAACGAGAAAAGGAACGAGATCAACGCATAACATCTGAG GTGGAGGTTCTAGAGTCTCAGATGAGAGAGATGTCCTCTCTTATGTCTGACACAGAGGCCAGAAAATCTGAAACCGAGAGTGAACTGAAAGCAGCTATTGACAAGATTTGGGTACTTAGAGAAATCATCACAGACTTGGAACAACAACTACAGATCAAAACCGAGAAGGAAGAATCTCTTCAATTACAAATCAATCAATTAGAAACTGTGATTGCTGCGCAGACTAAGAACCAGCATGAGTTGGTCCAAGAACTGGATGCTGTTAAGATGGGTAGTGAAAGCAAGCAACTAAATGAACATATTATTCACTTACAg GAGGAATTAAGAAAACACAAGTTAAGTTCTGAACAATTCAACGTGAATTCTGCGGCATTGAAGCAAATGAAAACAGAACTTCGCGATATGCAGAATCATTTAACTAAAAGAATTAGAGAACTGGAATCTGCGCACATGTGTAGTTCCAATTTGAGTTTGAGTCAACCAAGCGAAGATGTCTCTATTAGAGAGCAAATAGATGCCTCGCGGTGCCCTACTCCCGATGATCCTACTGCACCTCCAATGTTACCTCTCGACCAGTTACTTAAACTTAAGGAGAAAATGTTGAAACATGCCAGAGCTGAAGAAGTAGCACTAAAAAGAATCAAAGATTTAGAATTGCAAGTTACTGCTTTCAAAAACCAGAACGAGGAATTGCAAGCAGAGCAGGAAATTCTTCAGCAAACCACTTCTGAGCAATTGTTTCAAATAGAAGCAATGCGTGGTAGATTGGAGCAACACAAGCAAAGCGCTCCATTTGCCCAGAGACAGGCTACATCACGCTTAGAACTACAACTTCATGAAGCTAATGCCAAGTTTCAATCTTTAGAACGAACCATTGCTGACAAAGATTTAGAATTACAGGACATGAAGAATCAATTGGATAGAATTAATCAATTATTGCAAGAGAAGGAAGCAGAGATTGCAAATGTGGTGCAAGTAGAAAGTGCTACTATTCAGAAGTTGAAAGAGCACGTAGAAATTATTGAAGAGGAGAAAAAGATTCTTCAGACGAAAGTTGGTGTTCAAGAGCATGCACAGTTAGAATTACCGAGACTAATAGACAGTATGTTAGCAGACAAGAACGAGGAGATAGATCACTTGAAGGAACAATTATCCAAAAAAGAAAAGCAACTTGAGATATATTCTTCACTGAATCTGGACGAAACACAATTAAGAGAGTTGGTACTACAGACAGAGGCAAAGAATAGTGCACGTACATTGAGCGATATTCTATCAATTCACTCAGAATGCGAAGAGACTACGGAAGCCATCAGAGGAGCCAACACGACACAAAACTTACCTAACGTATCTGCTTTCAAAGTTCCTACTTCACCTGTTCCAAAAAGTATAGATAATTCAACTGTACCTTTAATGGACAGCACTAAGATAATTCAGGTTCCTCTTCTAGACCTTGGTTCTCAAAGTCTATCAGCAAATTCCAGTCAACAATCTAGAATCTTAGACTTGCTGCACAGTGGCCAGGAGTCGAAATCTTCCACGTCGGAAAACAATAATTCTAACGACAGAACTGACCATGCTACACAGTCAACAAAACAGTGTACTCAAACGCAAGAATTACCACAAAGAGAACGTGCTGATGAGAGAAGTGACGACAGTAGTAGTAATAGATCTTATGTTCCTTCAATGAAATACACTCAGACGTCCATCAATGAGACATTGAAAGAGGTGGAGAACTTGGAAATTCAATTACAGGCAGTAAGAGAGGAATTAGATATGAAATCAGCAATTTTGACTAAAAGAGAAGATGATTTAATAGCTCTGCAGAAACTTTACGACGAGTTGCAAATGGAATTTAAAAATGTTGTGGAGACACTATCCAGAGATAAGTGTTTCTATCAGAATCAATATGAATTGTCACGAGTATcagagaataaaataaaaaaagatcttcaggaaatagaaaatattttaaaactgAGTAATGAAGAAATGCAAGACCACAAAAGTAAGATACAAATGAACgaaaaaattataatagaatTGAATTTAGAGAATAATAAGTTAAAAAAGGATATCGAAGAGAAGGAACAAGAATTAGGACAGACACGGGAATATACTATTCTCCTCCAGGAACAGGCAAAGGAGTTACAGAAATTCAGAGATGCAATTCTCGAAAAAGATATTACTATCGAAACTATCCAAACCCGCAATATTGAGatcgaaaatgaaaataaacagTTGTACGAATTCAAAACAAAGTACCAATCTACCAAACAAGAATTATTAGAATGTCAGAATGAAATTCAAAGACTGACCGAAGGTCTAAACAACAGGGATCAGGTCATTAGAAGATTGGAAGAAATGGCCAGACGCACCAGCTTCTCAGGAACATCCTCACCTTCTAACGAAAAGGATCAAGAAATCCATCATCTGCAGGAATacctaaaagaaaaagataaagtgaTTAGACAAATGAGTGACGATAGCAAAAGTCTGCACAAGGCTTTGGAAGCTATACAGAATAAGATGAAGGAATCTGGAAATGTTGTGGAATTGAGAAAGAAGTTGAAGGATGAAAGAAAGATAAATGCTGAACTGAGGAATATGGTGGATAATCTAAACAAAGATCTGTCTGACCTAAAGTTACCTGCAC AACGATTGCAAGATGATATCGACATCGAAGACATGGTGCAAAGAGAGTTAAATTTATCGGCACACTTAGATAGAAAGATTATGAACGCCATAGAAAACGATGACGAGGATAAGAAAAAGACAGAAAGACAAACTCCTTATCAGGATTTCCAAGAAGCAAAATATATAGAACTAAAATTAAAACTGAGTCaagctaataaaatcaatgaagaATTGAAGAAGCTGAAAGATGATTTGGAGATAGAAACAGAAATGCTCAAGTGCCAGATAACAGAATACGAAGGTCGAATTTTCCAACTAAAGTCAGATTTAACagagaaatcaaagaaaatagCGAAACTAGATGAAGAATTATCTTCAGAGAAGAATTTGATGAGAAAATTAAAGATTCAGATTGAAAAGGAGCATAGGGCAATGCAAGTTGGTTGTTCAGAATTAATAGAGACCCTCCAGAGTAAGTTGAAGAATTCTTTAGACAATGAGGTGAAGCTTAAAAATGAATTGTCCTTGCTACAAGATGAGCATAAGAATTTAGAGATTCAACTGAGTTTGATGAAAGACCATGTACAATCCCAGAAAGTCGATGACTTATCAAAATTAACAGATTTAGAAGCTGAGAGGAAGAAATATCTGTCATTAATGGAAAGCTTTGAAAAAGAAGGAAGGGAAAACACAGAGCTGAAGGACACTTTGAGGAAATTACAGATGGAGAAGAATCATTTTGAGAAGCAATTAGAAGTGGAAGTGGAGAAAAATGAGAACTTAACAAGTAATCTGGTTTTGATAAAAGGAACTAATGATCACTTGCAAACTGATCTCAGGCGTACCAAAGAAGAACTAAAAGCGAAACAAGAAGAAGGCGAATGGTTACAGAAGAGAATTAAAACCATGTCTGATGCGGAGACTAAGAGACAAGAACAAAAGATCAGTGAACATAGTGAGCTCAAGGCTTTGAGGAGAGAAATCAATAATGCTAGAGATGTGATA ATGGATTTGGAGGCTGACATGAAACAGTCAAAGAGAGAATTAACGGAATCTCTAGAACGGGAGATGAAGCTAGCTGAGACTTTTAAAGAAAGGGAAACTGATCTACTTAAAAAGTTATCGGCCGTCAAAGATGAGGAGAAGAACTCTAGGGATATGATTGCTGAGTTACAACAAGAAGTAAAAGCATGTACAAGGAGAGAATTGGAGCTCACAAAGGAACTGAAGAGCAGATTTACAAACGAGAATATGCCTACAAAATTCATGCAAAAGATAAAT GATCTCAGTGAAGTTAATGAAAAATACATGACAGAAAAGACTGTACTTCAAGAGAAGTTGATAAAATCAAGGGAAGAGAAGGAACAATTGAACCAACGAATTAAATTACTCGAAGATCAAATCAAACGAAATAAGGGACCTCAAGTTTCAAATGCTAAAATCCCAGAAATAGAAAAG TTGCAACATTTTTATGGAAAGTTTCTGCGAGCGGAAAGCAGACGCAAGGCTCTAACATATCAGAAACGATATTTGTTAATTGTAATTGGTAGCTATCAATTGTCTGAAGAAAATACTCTATGTGTACTCGCCCAATTGACCAGAGACCAACGATCCTACGCTGTGGTAGGCCGTAACAAGAAATCGCCAAAAGTTCGATTTAGGAGTGCGGTGCTTGTTTTGATTAGTATCCATAGAATGAAGTGGTTAATCGTGAGATGGAATATTGGCAGACGAATTGGTGTGAAAACTCTATTATGGAACATGGATCAGTCTTTTCTACCAATTCAAAAAGCCGCCATAAATCATTCGCCTCCTGTTCGAGATAAGACTACCGCAAA TGGAGATGGTGGTTTTGACACGTTTGAACAGTATTGCCAACGACTGAAGAATGTTCAGCAGAGATTGGGTTTAGCAGAGGCTGGGAATCTTCAGATTATTCCAGAATAG